The following nucleotide sequence is from Streptomyces sp. NBC_00239.
ACGGCCGGCCCGGCGGTCGCCGGCGGCATGCGCGGCCCGGGCGGCGGCCGCCTCGTGCGGATGGGTCCCGGCTTCGAATTCCCCCAGGGCGGCCAGGGCGGCTTCCCCGGCGGCCAGGGCGGTACGGGCGGCCTCCCCGGCGGCGCCGGCGGCCAGAACCCGCCGCAGGGCGGCGCCGCTCCGGGCGGCACGGGCCCGGGCGGCGGCGCCGCTCCGGGCGGCACCGCGGGCGGTACGGGCGGCCCCGGTGCGCCCGGTACGGGCACACCCTCCGCACCGGGCGCACCCGGCGGCGCCGACGGCAGGATCCGTGTCGGCGGTCCCGGCGGGCTGCTCGGCGGCACGAGCGTCGGCGCGGCGCTCAAGCAGGCGCTTACCGCCGACGCCGACCGCTACACGTGGGTGGCCGCGGCCACCGGCGCCCAGAACGCGGCGAGCTACCAGCTCGCCACCGGCCACGCCGTGATGCCGATCGGCGGCTTCAACGGCAGCGACCCCTCGCCCACGCTGGAACAGTTCAAGTCGTACGTGTCGCAGGGCCGGATCCACTACTACGTCGGCAGCGGTGGCGGCGGCATGGGCGGCGGTCCGGGCGGCGGCACCAGCTCCGCGATCGCCACCTGGGTCGCGCAGAACTTCACGGCGAAGACGGTCGGCGGCGCCACGCTCTACGACCTGACGGCCCCGAAGTCAGCCGACTCCTGAAGTCCCCGACTCCTGAGGCGCTCTCGAAGCGGTCTCGGGGTGGTGAAGCACGGCCCCGCGCCGCCCGGCACGCATTCCCCCGTAGCCCTTCGGGCACGGGAGGCGGCCCGACGCCGCACCGGCCGAAGACCCAAGTACGCCCCGTACGAGGGCCTTCGGCCGGCACGCCGATCGCACGCACCGGACGACGCGGAACCGCACCCCACCACCCCGAGACCGCTTAGCATCAAGGGGGCGGACCGGGCATTCCGGGCCCGCCCGCCCCCGCCGGATGACAGAGGGTGCCTCATGGTGACTGCTGCCGACCCCGCGAAGACCGATGGCTGCCCGCGCACCAGCGTGTGGCTCGCGCCCCGCACCCACGGCGGCAGACGCCGCAGCGAGCAGCCCGCGGGGCTGGACCGGGACAAGATCACGGCAGCCGCCGTCCGGCTCCTCGACACCCAGGGCCTGGCCCGCTTCTCGATGCGCCGCCTCGCCGCCGCACTCGGTGTCACCGCGATGTCCCTCTACTGGTACGTCGACACCAAGGACGACCTGCTGGAACTCGCCCTGGACGCGGCCCTCGGCGAGTACCCGCCACCCACCCCGGCCACCGGCCCCGCCCTTACCCCGGCCACCGGCCCGGCCACAGCGCCGGCTCCCGCCCCGGACGGCTGGCGCGGCCTGCTGCGGAGCCTCGCCTGCGGGCACCGGAGGCTGCTCGCCGCGCACCCCTGGGTCTCCCCGCTGGCCGCCGTGTTCCCCAACATCGGCCCGCACGCCCGCGCCTTCGACGCCTCCGTCCAGCACGTCCTGCACGCCACCGGGCTGTCCGCGGCCGGCCGGGCCGGGGCGCATCTCGCGATCGCCCAGTTCCTGCACGGCTGCGGCACCCTGCGCCAGGCCCCCGAGGGCGACTTCCACTTCGCCCTGGAGGTCCTGGTCTCCGGCATCGACGCCCAGGCGGCCACGACCGCACCCGCAGCCACACCCGCAGCCGCACCCACAACCGCAGCCGCACCCACGCCCGCAACCGCGGCCGCCGGCACCACCGGCTCCTAGGAGGACGCGTCCGGGGCGTCCGCGGCCGGCCGGGACTTCAGCGCGACCTCCTTGATGAACACGACGAGCACCAACGCCACCAGCGCGGTCGGGGCGGCGTACAGGAACACGTCGCCGACCCCGTGCCCGTACGCGGACTCGACGACCTGGCGGAACGGCGCGGGCAGCGCGTCGAGGTCGGGGATGCCGCCCCCGCCGGTGCCGCCGTGGCCCAGCGCCGCGGCCTTCGGGCCGAGCGCGGTCAGCCCGTCCTCGACGTAGCCGGTCACCCGGGTCGCCATCACCGCGCCGAGCGCCGAGACGCCCACCGCACCGCCCAGCGAGCGGAAGAAGGTGACCACGGAGCTGGCGGCGCCGAGGTCCTCGGGCGCCACCTGGTTCTGGGCGGCGAGGACCAGGTTCTGCATCATCATGCCGAGCCCGAGACCGGTCAGCGCCATGAACAGCGCGATGTGCCAGTACTCCGTGTCGTACCGCAGGGTGCCGAGCAGGCCCAGGCCCGCGGTCAGCAGCACACCGCCGGACACCAGCCAGGCCTTCCAGCGCCCGGTCTTGGTGATGACCTGCCCGGAGACCGTCGAGGAGACGAAGAGTCCGCCGATCATCGGGATGGTGAGGACGCCGGACATGGTCGGCGACTCGCCGCGGGCCAGCTGGAAGTACTGGCTGAAGAACACCGTCCCGGAGAACATCGCGATGCCCACGAACAGCGAGGCCGCCGAGGCCAGGCTGATCGTCTTGTTGCGGAACAGCCGCAGCGGGATGATCGGGTCGCTCGCGCGGGACTCGACGAGGACGAACACCAGGCCCAGCAGCACCGCGCCGCCGGTCATCGCCCAGGTCTGCCAGGAGATCCAGTCGTACGAGTCACCGGCCTGCGTGACCCAGATCAGCAGCAGGGAGACGGCGGCGCTGATGAAGAAGGCGCCCGCCCAGTCCACCTTGACGTCCCGTTTGACCACCGGCAGTCGCAGTGTCTTCTGGAGCACGACCAGGGCGATCACGGCGAACGGCACGCCCACGTAGAAGCACCAGCGCCAGCCCAGCCACGCGGTGTCGGTGATGACCCCGCCGAGCAGCGGCCCCCCGACGGTCGCGACGGCGAAGACCGCGCCGAGGTAGCCGCTGTACCGGCCGCGCTCGCGCGGGGAGATCATCGCGGCCATCACGATCTGCGCCAGCGCGGAGAGGCCGCCGACGCCGATGCCCTGGACCACGCGGCAGGCGATGAGCATGCCCGTGTTCTGCGAGAGCCCGGCCACCACCGAGCCGAGGACGTAGATCACCAGGGATATCTGGACCAGCAGCTTCTTGCTGAACAGGTCGGAGAGCTTGCCCCACAGCGGGGTGGCCGCGGTCATCGACAGCAGGGCGGCGGTGACCACCCACGTGTACGAGGCCTGGGTGCCGCCGAGGTCGCTGATGATCTGCGGCAGGGCGTTGGAGACGATCGTCGAGGACAGGATCGCCACGAACATGCCGAGCATGAGCCCGGACAGGGCTTCCATGATCTGGCGGTGCGTCATGGGGGCGTTGTCGGACACGGTCTCCGACTGGCTCTCGCCCCGCACACCGGTGGGTGTGGCAGTAGCCATGTGTTTCCTTCGGTCAGAAGCTCGATCGGAGTCGGGCCAGCAGGGTGTTCAGTACGTGGACGTCCTCGGCGGGCCAGCCCGCCAGCGCCCGTTCCAGCGCGGCCGAGTAGCCCGCGCCGAGGGCGGCCAGCAGCTCGCGGCCGGCCGGGGTGAGCCGCAGGATCCGGCAGCGCCCGTCGCCGGGGTCGGCCGCCCGCTCGATCCAGCCGCGCTCGACGACGTGGGCGACGTGCCGGCTGGTCACCGAGAGGTCGACGCCCAGCAGCGTGGACAGGGGGCTCAGCCGCATCTCGCCGTGCCGTCCCAGCAGGGCCAGCACGGCGGCCGGGCCGGCCGGACAGTCGGCCGGCAGGGTCCGGGCCAGCTCTCGCTTGACCACGCCCACCCCGGCGAGCTGCCGGGCCAGTTCCTCGTACACGCGGCGCCTCCCCATCTTGTTGCTTAGAGCAACCATATGAGTGGATGGTTGCTACAGGCAAACGAATCTGGCCGAGTCGCGGTAAAGGAAGGGGAAAGGATGACCGGGTGCAGGCTTGGGCGCGGCGCCGGGGGTTCGCTAGGGTCCCGTGCATGGCACACAACACCCCGGGCCCCGAGGGCAACTACGACCCCGCGGGCAGCACTCAGATGTTCCGCGCCTTCGTCGACGAGGGCGAGCCGCACCGCCCCGTGGCGGCGGCAGCCCAGTCCGGCCCGCGCGTGGGCCTCATCCTGACCGTCCTGGCGATCGCCGCCGTGCTGGCGGGCGTGGCCTGGCTCGCCCTGTCCTGACGGCCCCCGCCGCGGGTTTCCTCCCGCGGGGTCACTTCCAGTCGGCGGTGACCTCGCGGGTCTCGATGTGCATGCCGAGCGGCACCCGCCAGGCCTCGACGCACACCGAGTAGGTCTTCTTCTTCCGCGCCTGCGCGCCGATCGGCGCGGGCAGCGGCTGTGACGAGGTGATCGTCGCCCAGTCCACGCCGAGGGCGCCGATGATGTGGGTCGCGAAGCCCACCGTCCCCGAGCGCACCGCGGTTCCGCCGGTGTTGCGGAAGACGACCGTCACGTTCTCGCACCACCGGTGGTCCGCGGGGGACCGCTCCGGCGTGCCGAGGGTGAGCCGCGCCGGGTCGGGCCGCGGGGTGGGCGTACTGCCGCCGCCACTCGTCCCGCCGGCACCACTGCTCCCGCCGCTCCCACTGCTCCCGCCGCTCCCGCCGGTGCTTCCCGAGCCGCCGGTGCTCGCCGAGCCGCCCGTACTCGCCGAGCCGCCCGAGCCGCCGGAGCCCCCCGTGCTCGCGGAGCCGCCCGCCCCGCCCGCGGCCGCGGACCCGCCCGCCGTCGATCCCGTGGTGCTGCCGCCGGAGGATCCCGTACCGCCCGTGGTGGACCCGGTGGTGCCCGTACTGCCGCCGCTGCCGCCGCCCGTGCCCGTACTCCCGGCCGCCCCGCCGGACCCGGCGCCTCCGCCGGCCCCGCCCGTACTCCCGCCGCCCGGGCCGCCCGTGCCGCCGCCGGCGGAGCCGCTCGAACCGTCCACGCCGGTTGCCGCGCCGTGGCCGTCGGGGGCTGAGGGGGCCGTGGTGGCGGAGGCCGTGCCGCCGCCCGTGGGTGCGCCCGGCAGGGGCTGGAGCTCGGTCCGGCCGTGCGGGCGGGCGAGGTCGCCGGCGGCCCGCTCGGGGCCGGGGCCGGCCGCGCCCACGGCCGCGTAGCCCGCGGAGCCGGAGCTCCCGCAGGCGGTCAGAGCGGCGGCCGCACCGAGGGACAGTGCGGCCGCGGCGGCGTACAGGGATCCCCTTCGCATCCCGCCAGTTTTACTGACGGTCCGTCAATTGTGAAGCCTGCGACGGCGGAAGGGGATTCGCGTGGGTCAGTCCCCGATCAGGCCCTGGCGGAGCTGGGCCAGCGTGCGGGTCAGCAGCCGCGAGACGTGCATCTGCGAGATGCCGACCTCCTCGCCGATCTGCGACTGGGTCATGTTGGCGAAGAAGCGCAGCATGATGATCTGCCGTTCCCGGGGCGGGAGTTTGGCCAGCAGCGGCTTCAACGACTCGCGGTACTCGACGCCTTCGAGCGCGGTGTCCTCGTACCCGAGCCGGTCCGCGAGCGAGCCCTCGCCGCCCTCGTCCTCCGGGGACGGCGAGTCGAGCGAGGAGGCCGTGTACGCGTTGCCGACCGCGAGGCCGTCGACGACCTCCTCCTCCGACACCCCGAGCACGACGGCGAGTTCGGTGACCGTCGGCGAGCGGTCCAGCTTCTGCGCCAGCTCGTCGCTCGCCTTGGTGAGCGCGAGGCGCAGCTCCTGGAGCCGCCGCGGCACGCGCACCGACCAGGAGGTGTCCCGGAAGAAGCGCTTGATCTCGCCGACCACGGTCGGCATCGCGAAGGTCGGGAACTCCACGCCGCGTTCGCAGTCGAACCGGTCGATCGCCTTGATCAGGCCGATCGTGCCGACCTGGACGATGTCCTCCATCGGCTCGTTGCGGCTGCGGAAGCGGGCCGCCGCGTACCGCACGAGCGGGAGGTTCAGCTCGATCAGGGTGTCGCGTACGTACGCCCGTTCGGGGCTGTCGGCCTCAAGGGCGGCGAGCCTCAGGAACAGCGCGCGGGAGAGGGTGCGGGTGTCGATGGCTTCCGAGCGGTCGAGCACTGCCGGCGCTTCGCTCTTGACGAGCGTGAGCACCTTGGAGCTGCCCTGTTCTGCGGACATGCCACCCCCTTGTGGTCGCGGACGGTCGCGTTGGGCGCGCCCGTCGGAGGAACGCAGCCTCCACCTGAATACCGGAGGCGGGGCTGCGGCAAACGCGGTTCCAGCAGAATGTCACATGTCGGCAACACGCTGTAGCGTCAAGTCGACATATCTCCGCAGCGACAGGGCGGAATAGGCCGGATCTGTCGGGAAACGGGCGGAGCGATCTCCACCCGTTTCAGCTACGCCTCGATACGGTTTGCGGATCGGAGCCGAGCGAAGCTCCGGGCGAGCAGTCGGGAGACGTGCATCTGCGAGACCCCGAGCTCCGCGCTGATCTGGGACTGCGTCAGGTTGTTGTAGTAGCGCAGCAGGAGGATCCGCTGTTCGCGCTCGGGCAGTTGTACGAGCAGGTGGCGCACCAGGTCGCGGTGCTCCACCCCGGCCAGCTCCGGGTCCTCGTATCCCAGCCGGTCGAGCAGCCCGGGCAGCCCGTCGCCCTCCTGGGCCGCCTCCAGCGAGGTGGCGTGGTACGAGCGGCCGGCCTCGATGCAGGACAGCACCTCGTCCTCCGAGATCCGCAGCCGCTCGGCGATCTCCGGGGTCGTGGGGGTCCTTCCGTGGGCCGTGGTGAGGTCCTCGGTGGCCGCGTTGACCTGGACCCACAGCTCGTGCAGCCGGCGCGGTACGTGGACCGTGCGGACGTTGTCGCGGAAGTACCGCTTGATCTCGCCGACCACGGTCGGCATCGCGAAGGTCGGGAACTGCACCCCGCGGTCCGGGTCGAACCGGTCGATGGCGTTGATCAGCCCGATCGTGCCGACCTGGACCACGTCCTCCATCGGCTCGTTGCGGCTGCGGAAGCGGGCCGCCGCGTACCGGACGAGCGGGAGGTTCGCCTCGATCAGGGCGCTGCGCACCCGCCGGTGCTCTCCGGTGCCCGGCTCCAGGTCCTTCAGCTGGCCGAAGAGCACCTGGGTCAGGGCACGGGTGTCCGCCCCCCTGGTGCTCTGCGGGCGGGCCGGGAGGCTCGCGGCGGGAGGCTCCTCCTGCTGGGGCGGCACCTGAGGCGTTGCACTGGCCGGCACGGTCACGCCACCCCTTCATGTCGGTCAACCCATCCGTCAAAAGCGGTCATAGCATCACAAGACATGTGCACTGTGTGCAAGCACCGTATATCGCCGTGTTGAGGGCAAGTTG
It contains:
- a CDS encoding TetR/AcrR family transcriptional regulator, with product MVTAADPAKTDGCPRTSVWLAPRTHGGRRRSEQPAGLDRDKITAAAVRLLDTQGLARFSMRRLAAALGVTAMSLYWYVDTKDDLLELALDAALGEYPPPTPATGPALTPATGPATAPAPAPDGWRGLLRSLACGHRRLLAAHPWVSPLAAVFPNIGPHARAFDASVQHVLHATGLSAAGRAGAHLAIAQFLHGCGTLRQAPEGDFHFALEVLVSGIDAQAATTAPAATPAAAPTTAAAPTPATAAAGTTGS
- a CDS encoding MDR family MFS transporter, whose product is MATATPTGVRGESQSETVSDNAPMTHRQIMEALSGLMLGMFVAILSSTIVSNALPQIISDLGGTQASYTWVVTAALLSMTAATPLWGKLSDLFSKKLLVQISLVIYVLGSVVAGLSQNTGMLIACRVVQGIGVGGLSALAQIVMAAMISPRERGRYSGYLGAVFAVATVGGPLLGGVITDTAWLGWRWCFYVGVPFAVIALVVLQKTLRLPVVKRDVKVDWAGAFFISAAVSLLLIWVTQAGDSYDWISWQTWAMTGGAVLLGLVFVLVESRASDPIIPLRLFRNKTISLASAASLFVGIAMFSGTVFFSQYFQLARGESPTMSGVLTIPMIGGLFVSSTVSGQVITKTGRWKAWLVSGGVLLTAGLGLLGTLRYDTEYWHIALFMALTGLGLGMMMQNLVLAAQNQVAPEDLGAASSVVTFFRSLGGAVGVSALGAVMATRVTGYVEDGLTALGPKAAALGHGGTGGGGIPDLDALPAPFRQVVESAYGHGVGDVFLYAAPTALVALVLVVFIKEVALKSRPAADAPDASS
- a CDS encoding MarR family winged helix-turn-helix transcriptional regulator — its product is MYEELARQLAGVGVVKRELARTLPADCPAGPAAVLALLGRHGEMRLSPLSTLLGVDLSVTSRHVAHVVERGWIERAADPGDGRCRILRLTPAGRELLAALGAGYSAALERALAGWPAEDVHVLNTLLARLRSSF
- a CDS encoding RNA polymerase sigma factor SigF; protein product: MSAEQGSSKVLTLVKSEAPAVLDRSEAIDTRTLSRALFLRLAALEADSPERAYVRDTLIELNLPLVRYAAARFRSRNEPMEDIVQVGTIGLIKAIDRFDCERGVEFPTFAMPTVVGEIKRFFRDTSWSVRVPRRLQELRLALTKASDELAQKLDRSPTVTELAVVLGVSEEEVVDGLAVGNAYTASSLDSPSPEDEGGEGSLADRLGYEDTALEGVEYRESLKPLLAKLPPRERQIIMLRFFANMTQSQIGEEVGISQMHVSRLLTRTLAQLRQGLIGD
- a CDS encoding RNA polymerase sigma factor SigF — protein: MPASATPQVPPQQEEPPAASLPARPQSTRGADTRALTQVLFGQLKDLEPGTGEHRRVRSALIEANLPLVRYAAARFRSRNEPMEDVVQVGTIGLINAIDRFDPDRGVQFPTFAMPTVVGEIKRYFRDNVRTVHVPRRLHELWVQVNAATEDLTTAHGRTPTTPEIAERLRISEDEVLSCIEAGRSYHATSLEAAQEGDGLPGLLDRLGYEDPELAGVEHRDLVRHLLVQLPEREQRILLLRYYNNLTQSQISAELGVSQMHVSRLLARSFARLRSANRIEA